The following are from one region of the Capsicum annuum cultivar UCD-10X-F1 chromosome 1, UCD10Xv1.1, whole genome shotgun sequence genome:
- the LOC107849575 gene encoding trihelix transcription factor GT-3b isoform X1: MYINHLCKNHNPILQPLLALTSLFSLNKPKPFSFSHFKNFSKLKPQMFGGNENVGSFMQHLMRPQLPHHLSPHGSISIAAGGGSSSASGRSSSVGDRLGRDDEFATRDGRVPPWSNQEIRDFIAIRGELQIEFSSTKRSNLKNLWEIVGVWMNERGYRRSGEQCKIKWKNLITRYKGKGTSDPDNGGQFPYFADLHALFSSNTNNAQQLQLEPEAGSQQVRKRPRRTSGDHSSEEISEDEEGYANESDEGKLARSNVARKKKTEKEKRPRTSNAEKPPRQASLGSINKTGRAVDNIQEMLREFLQQQLSIDMQWREAMEKRAREREVFEQEWRSSMEKLERDRMMMEQSWREREEQRRAREESRAEKRDALLSTLLNKLIGENHP; this comes from the exons ATGTATATTAATCACCTGTGTAAGAATCACAATCCCATCTTACAACCACTGTTAGCCCTCACCTCATTATTCTCTTTAAATAAACCAAAACCCTTTTCCTTTTCTCACTTCAAAAATTTTAGCAAATTAAAACCCCAAATGTTCGGTGGAAATGAAAACGTTGGATCATTTATGCAACATTTAATGCGTCCGCAACTCCCCCACCACCTCTCTCCCCACGGCTCAATCTCCATTGCCGCTGGCGGTGGTAGTTCCTCCGCTAGTGGTCGTAGTTCCTCTGTCGGCGATCGATTGGGTAGAGACGATGAGTTTGCTACGCGGGACGGCCGTGTTCCACCGTGGAGTAATCAGGAGATTAGGGATTTCATAGCTATTCGAGGTGAGCTTCAAATAGAATTTTCATCGACGAAGCGAAGTAATTTGAAGAATCTATGGGAGATTGTTGGTGTTTGGATGAATGAAAGAGGATATAGGAGAAGTGGTGAACAATGTAAAATCAAGTGGAAGAATTTGATCACTCGTTACAAG GGTAAGGGAACCTCTGATCCAGATAATGGCGGACAATTTCCATATTTCGCTGACCTGCATGCACTCTTTTCATCAAATACGAATAACGCACAGCAACTACAGCTCGAACCTGAGgctggttcccaacaagtaagaaAGAGACCTCGGAGAACAAGTGGAGATCACTCATCAGAGGAAATCTCAGAAGATGAAGAAGGTTATGCCAATGAGAGTGATGAAGGTAAATTAGCCAGAAGCAATGTTGCTCGcaaaaagaaaactgaaaaagaaaagcGGCCAAGAACAAGCAATGCAGAAAAACCTCCGAGACAAGCCAGCTTAGGGAGTATTAACAAGACTGGCAGAGCGGTTGATAATATTCAAGAAATGCTTAGAGAGTTCCTTCAGCAGCAGCTGAGTATTGATATGCAATGGAGGGAGGCAATGGAGAAGCGCGCTCGTGAAAGAGAAGTATTCGAGCAGGAATGGCGATCTTCAATGGAGAAGCTTGAAAGGGATAGGATGATGATGGAACAGTCTTGGAGGGAGAGGGAGGAGCAAAGGAGAGCGAGAGAGGAGAGCCGAGCTGAAAAGAGGGATGCCCTGTTGAGTACACTTCTGAACAAGCTTATCGGCGAAAATCATCCTTGA